In a single window of the Mesoplodon densirostris isolate mMesDen1 chromosome 16, mMesDen1 primary haplotype, whole genome shotgun sequence genome:
- the TFAP2C gene encoding transcription factor AP-2 gamma isoform X3 → MLWKITDNVKYEEDCEDRHDASSNGNPRLPHLSSAGQHLYSPAPPLSHAGVAEYQPPPYFPPPYQQLAYSQAADPYSHLGEAYAAAINPLHQPAPTGSQQQAWPGRQSQEGAGLPSHHARPAGLLPHLSGLDGSAVSARRDAYRRSDLLLPHSHALDAAGLAENLGLHDMAHQMEEVQNVDDQHLLLHDQTVIRKGPISMTKNPLSLPCQKELVEAVMNPSEVFCSVPGRLSLLSSTSKYKVTVAEVQRRLSPPECLNASLLGGVLRRAKSKNGGRSLREKLDKIGLNLPAGRRKAAHVTLLTSLVEGEAVHLARDFAYVCEAEFPSKSVAEYLTRPHLGGRNEMATRKNMLLAAQQVCKEFTDLLNQDRTPNGNNRPTPVLETSIQNCLSHFSLITHGFGSQAICAAVSAVQNYIKEALMVIDKSYMNPGDQSPADSSKTLEKMEKHRK, encoded by the exons ATGTTGTGGAAAATAACCGATAATGTCAAGTATGAAGAGGACTGCGAG GATCGCCACGACGCGAGCAGCAATGGGAACCCGCGCCTGCCTCACCTCTCCTCTGCCGGGCAGCATCTCTACAGCCCCGCGCCGCCCCTCTCCCATGCTGGAGTCGCCGAATACCAGCCACCACCCTACTTTCCGCCCCCCTACCAGCAGCTGGCTTATTCGCAGGCCGCCGACCCCTACTCGCATCTGGGAGAAGCGTACGCTGCCGCCATCAACCCCCTGCACCAGCCGGCGCCCACCGGCAGCCAGCAGCAGGCCTGGCCGGGCCGCCAGAGCCAGGAGGGGGCTGGGCTGCCCTCGCACCACGCGCGCCCCGCCGGCCTGTTGCCCCACCTCTCAGGGCTGGACGGCAGCGCCGTGAGCGCCCGCAGGGACGCCTACCGCCGCTCGGACCTGTTGCTGCCCCACTCGCACGCCCTGGACGCCGCGGGCCTGGCCGAGAACCTGGGGCTCCACGACATGGCGCACCAGATGGAGGAGGTGCAG AATGTCGACGACCAGCACCTACTTCTGCATGATCAGACGGTTATTCGCAAAG GTCCTATTTCAATGACGAAGAACCCCTTGAGTCTCCCTTGTCAGAAGGAGCTGGTGGAGGCTGTGATGAATCCCAGCGAGGTCTTCTGCTCGGTCCCTGGAAGATTGTCCCTCCTCAGCTCGACATCTAAATACAAAGTGACAGTTGCTGAAGTCCAGAGGCGACTGTCCCCGCCTGAGTGCTTAAATGCCTCATTACTGGGAGGTGTCCTCAGAAG AGCCAAATCTAAAAATGGTGGCCGGTCCTTGAGGGAGAAGTTGGACAAGATTGGGTTGAATCTTCCAGCCGGGAGACGGAAAGCTGCTCACGTCACCCTCCTGACATCTTTAGTAGAAG GTGAGGCTGTTCATTTGGCTCGGGACTTTGCCTATGTCTGTGAAGCAGAATTTCCTAGTAAATCCGTGGCCGAGTATTTAACCAGACCTCATCTCGGAGGACGCAATGAGATGGCAACGAGGAAGAATATGCTGCTGGCTGCACA GCAAGTGTGTAAAGAATTCACAGACCTTCTCAATCAAGACCGAACTCCCAATGGGAACAACCGGCCCACTCCGGTCCTGGAGACCAGCATCCAGAACTGCTTGTCTCATTTCAGCCTGATTACCCACGGGTTTGGCAGCCAGGCCATCTGTGCTGCTGTGTCTGCCGTGCAGAACTACATAAAAGAAGCCCTGATGGTCATAGACAAATCCTACATGAATCCCGGAGACCAGAGTCCAGCCGATTCTAGCAAAACCCTGGAAAAGATGGAGAAGCACAGGAAGTAA
- the TFAP2C gene encoding transcription factor AP-2 gamma isoform X2: MATRPLRIKSDSRGARERAQDRHDASSNGNPRLPHLSSAGQHLYSPAPPLSHAGVAEYQPPPYFPPPYQQLAYSQAADPYSHLGEAYAAAINPLHQPAPTGSQQQAWPGRQSQEGAGLPSHHARPAGLLPHLSGLDGSAVSARRDAYRRSDLLLPHSHALDAAGLAENLGLHDMAHQMEEVQNVDDQHLLLHDQTVIRKGPISMTKNPLSLPCQKELVEAVMNPSEVFCSVPGRLSLLSSTSKYKVTVAEVQRRLSPPECLNASLLGGVLRRAKSKNGGRSLREKLDKIGLNLPAGRRKAAHVTLLTSLVEGEAVHLARDFAYVCEAEFPSKSVAEYLTRPHLGGRNEMATRKNMLLAAQQVCKEFTDLLNQDRTPNGNNRPTPVLETSIQNCLSHFSLITHGFGSQAICAAVSAVQNYIKEALMVIDKSYMNPGDQSPADSSKTLEKMEKHRK, translated from the exons ATGGCGACACGTCCTTTGAGAATTAAGTCGGACAGCCGTGGGGCGAGGGAACGTGCGCAG GATCGCCACGACGCGAGCAGCAATGGGAACCCGCGCCTGCCTCACCTCTCCTCTGCCGGGCAGCATCTCTACAGCCCCGCGCCGCCCCTCTCCCATGCTGGAGTCGCCGAATACCAGCCACCACCCTACTTTCCGCCCCCCTACCAGCAGCTGGCTTATTCGCAGGCCGCCGACCCCTACTCGCATCTGGGAGAAGCGTACGCTGCCGCCATCAACCCCCTGCACCAGCCGGCGCCCACCGGCAGCCAGCAGCAGGCCTGGCCGGGCCGCCAGAGCCAGGAGGGGGCTGGGCTGCCCTCGCACCACGCGCGCCCCGCCGGCCTGTTGCCCCACCTCTCAGGGCTGGACGGCAGCGCCGTGAGCGCCCGCAGGGACGCCTACCGCCGCTCGGACCTGTTGCTGCCCCACTCGCACGCCCTGGACGCCGCGGGCCTGGCCGAGAACCTGGGGCTCCACGACATGGCGCACCAGATGGAGGAGGTGCAG AATGTCGACGACCAGCACCTACTTCTGCATGATCAGACGGTTATTCGCAAAG GTCCTATTTCAATGACGAAGAACCCCTTGAGTCTCCCTTGTCAGAAGGAGCTGGTGGAGGCTGTGATGAATCCCAGCGAGGTCTTCTGCTCGGTCCCTGGAAGATTGTCCCTCCTCAGCTCGACATCTAAATACAAAGTGACAGTTGCTGAAGTCCAGAGGCGACTGTCCCCGCCTGAGTGCTTAAATGCCTCATTACTGGGAGGTGTCCTCAGAAG AGCCAAATCTAAAAATGGTGGCCGGTCCTTGAGGGAGAAGTTGGACAAGATTGGGTTGAATCTTCCAGCCGGGAGACGGAAAGCTGCTCACGTCACCCTCCTGACATCTTTAGTAGAAG GTGAGGCTGTTCATTTGGCTCGGGACTTTGCCTATGTCTGTGAAGCAGAATTTCCTAGTAAATCCGTGGCCGAGTATTTAACCAGACCTCATCTCGGAGGACGCAATGAGATGGCAACGAGGAAGAATATGCTGCTGGCTGCACA GCAAGTGTGTAAAGAATTCACAGACCTTCTCAATCAAGACCGAACTCCCAATGGGAACAACCGGCCCACTCCGGTCCTGGAGACCAGCATCCAGAACTGCTTGTCTCATTTCAGCCTGATTACCCACGGGTTTGGCAGCCAGGCCATCTGTGCTGCTGTGTCTGCCGTGCAGAACTACATAAAAGAAGCCCTGATGGTCATAGACAAATCCTACATGAATCCCGGAGACCAGAGTCCAGCCGATTCTAGCAAAACCCTGGAAAAGATGGAGAAGCACAGGAAGTAA
- the TFAP2C gene encoding transcription factor AP-2 gamma isoform X1, translating into MCGLVSDRALRCLQDPCPSFSRPKAWDSDLQPQNTSGVRPSPRGPEGTFRQDRHDASSNGNPRLPHLSSAGQHLYSPAPPLSHAGVAEYQPPPYFPPPYQQLAYSQAADPYSHLGEAYAAAINPLHQPAPTGSQQQAWPGRQSQEGAGLPSHHARPAGLLPHLSGLDGSAVSARRDAYRRSDLLLPHSHALDAAGLAENLGLHDMAHQMEEVQNVDDQHLLLHDQTVIRKGPISMTKNPLSLPCQKELVEAVMNPSEVFCSVPGRLSLLSSTSKYKVTVAEVQRRLSPPECLNASLLGGVLRRAKSKNGGRSLREKLDKIGLNLPAGRRKAAHVTLLTSLVEGEAVHLARDFAYVCEAEFPSKSVAEYLTRPHLGGRNEMATRKNMLLAAQQVCKEFTDLLNQDRTPNGNNRPTPVLETSIQNCLSHFSLITHGFGSQAICAAVSAVQNYIKEALMVIDKSYMNPGDQSPADSSKTLEKMEKHRK; encoded by the exons ATGTGCGGGCTCGTGAGCGACCGCGCTCTGCGCTGCCTGCAGGACCCCTGCCCCAGCTTCTCCCGGCCTAAGGCCTGGGATTCGGACTTGCAGCCGCAGAATACCTCGGGCGTCAGACCTTCGCCGAGGGGCCCGGAGGGCACGTTCCGCCAG GATCGCCACGACGCGAGCAGCAATGGGAACCCGCGCCTGCCTCACCTCTCCTCTGCCGGGCAGCATCTCTACAGCCCCGCGCCGCCCCTCTCCCATGCTGGAGTCGCCGAATACCAGCCACCACCCTACTTTCCGCCCCCCTACCAGCAGCTGGCTTATTCGCAGGCCGCCGACCCCTACTCGCATCTGGGAGAAGCGTACGCTGCCGCCATCAACCCCCTGCACCAGCCGGCGCCCACCGGCAGCCAGCAGCAGGCCTGGCCGGGCCGCCAGAGCCAGGAGGGGGCTGGGCTGCCCTCGCACCACGCGCGCCCCGCCGGCCTGTTGCCCCACCTCTCAGGGCTGGACGGCAGCGCCGTGAGCGCCCGCAGGGACGCCTACCGCCGCTCGGACCTGTTGCTGCCCCACTCGCACGCCCTGGACGCCGCGGGCCTGGCCGAGAACCTGGGGCTCCACGACATGGCGCACCAGATGGAGGAGGTGCAG AATGTCGACGACCAGCACCTACTTCTGCATGATCAGACGGTTATTCGCAAAG GTCCTATTTCAATGACGAAGAACCCCTTGAGTCTCCCTTGTCAGAAGGAGCTGGTGGAGGCTGTGATGAATCCCAGCGAGGTCTTCTGCTCGGTCCCTGGAAGATTGTCCCTCCTCAGCTCGACATCTAAATACAAAGTGACAGTTGCTGAAGTCCAGAGGCGACTGTCCCCGCCTGAGTGCTTAAATGCCTCATTACTGGGAGGTGTCCTCAGAAG AGCCAAATCTAAAAATGGTGGCCGGTCCTTGAGGGAGAAGTTGGACAAGATTGGGTTGAATCTTCCAGCCGGGAGACGGAAAGCTGCTCACGTCACCCTCCTGACATCTTTAGTAGAAG GTGAGGCTGTTCATTTGGCTCGGGACTTTGCCTATGTCTGTGAAGCAGAATTTCCTAGTAAATCCGTGGCCGAGTATTTAACCAGACCTCATCTCGGAGGACGCAATGAGATGGCAACGAGGAAGAATATGCTGCTGGCTGCACA GCAAGTGTGTAAAGAATTCACAGACCTTCTCAATCAAGACCGAACTCCCAATGGGAACAACCGGCCCACTCCGGTCCTGGAGACCAGCATCCAGAACTGCTTGTCTCATTTCAGCCTGATTACCCACGGGTTTGGCAGCCAGGCCATCTGTGCTGCTGTGTCTGCCGTGCAGAACTACATAAAAGAAGCCCTGATGGTCATAGACAAATCCTACATGAATCCCGGAGACCAGAGTCCAGCCGATTCTAGCAAAACCCTGGAAAAGATGGAGAAGCACAGGAAGTAA